In Chelmon rostratus isolate fCheRos1 chromosome 9, fCheRos1.pri, whole genome shotgun sequence, the following proteins share a genomic window:
- the LOC121611732 gene encoding seipin-like isoform X1 — protein sequence MILLITSFVYLSKHACNVVAFIFLGLFVCLYLIFGFAAVSGVMDQESYLRPGDDEPSVLIGRALLRLQYCVVMAMLRIRQRIIQSFVVLSFVFLLLWTATFLYGSFYYSYMPKAAFSTDVHYYHRTDCDSPASFLCSYPMANISLMRNKKRVLTVGQAYQISLQLEMPDSLVNQELGMFMIKIACFSQDGGQVASSARSARQLPSASSSRFTMLRYRSDLLRYLGTLLFLPAFLSGVTEQKQVLEVELFSDYMDDPYVPSATAVIEILSNRVQIYSSHLYIHAHFTGIRYLLFNFPLLSALVGVSSNFVFLSLLLVLSYMRLLRFEWGLEQFRTDGLLSDRENNMNYNQQEDEKDAAAGAAELLGPLQITPTNLSQEKPHLHFGDGTEVHNR from the exons ATGATCCTTTTGATCACTTCTTTCGTTTACCTTTCAAAACATGCTTGTAATGTGGTTGCATTTATCTtcctgggtttgtttgtttgtttgtatttgatcTTCGgttttgcagctgtttctggtgttATGGATCAAGAAAGTTATTTGCGCCCAGGAGATGATGAACCATCAGTCCTCATTGGTCGGGCGCTGCTGAGGCTCCAGTATTGTGTCGTCATGGCGATGCTACGCATCCGTCAGAGAATCATACAGAGctttgttgtgttgtcttttgtcttcctgctcctctggaCTGCCACCTTTTTATACGGGAGCTTCTACTACTCCTACATGCCCAAAGCAGCTTTTTCCACAGATGTGCACTATTACCACAG GACAGACTGTGACTCTCCTGCCTCTTTTTTATGTTCTTATCCAATGGCCAACATCTCACTGATGAGGAACAAGAAACGC GTGCTGACAGTCGGCCAGGCCTATCAGATCTCTTTGCAGCTGGAAATGCCTGATTCTCTGGTCAATCAGGAACTGGGGATGTTCATGATCAAAATAGCCTGTTTCTCCCAGGATGGAGGGCAAGTTGCCTCCTCTGCTCGCTCT gCAAGACAACTGCCGTCCGCCTCCAGCTCTCGCTTT ACCATGCTGCGATACCGTTCAGACCTGCTGAGGTACCTGGGAACGCTGCTCTTCCTTCCGGCGTTTCTGAGTGGAGTCACCGAGCAGAAGCAagtgctggaggtggagctcTTCTCAGACTACATGGACGACCCT TACGTCCCCTCGGCCACTGCTGTCATTGAGATCCTGTCCAACAGGGTGCAGATCTACTCATCTCACCTCTACATTCATGCTCATTTCACTGGTATACG ATACTTGTTGTTCAACTTCCCTCTTCTATCTGCACTTGTGGGTGTGTCCAGCAACTTTGtcttcctcagcctcctcttgGTCCTCAGCTACATGCGGCTGTTAAGATTTGAATGGGGTCTAGAGCAG TTCAGAACAGATGGACTGCTGTCAGATAGGGAGAATAACATGAACTACAACCAGCAAGAGGATGAAAAAGATGCAGCTGCAG gtgctgcagagctgctgggtCCCCTCCAGATAACCCCCACAAATCTGAGCCAGGAGAAGCCCCATTTGCACTTTGGTGACGGCACAGAGGTGCAtaacagatag
- the zbtb3 gene encoding zinc finger and BTB domain-containing protein 3, which translates to MEFPQHSQQLLSALRSQRQRGFLCDCTVLVGTSRFLAHRAVLACCSPFFHMFYSDSPGVSAGNSNSSSVTLDSDIVTSAAFGLLLDFVYEGVLQLDESPPVEDILAAASFLHMNEVVRVCKRRLQRRGPLAEADSTRSEESAGARKAIETGREGGGDVGADPAVAMAGDHLNLVAMAAPLSSASITAERSQLESVKSERRTGGRSSEARVQTPLSPDLADTTQPGMGAPPLPPGGELVQGLIVGPSAPALGGYARLRTGGQGEGSALCSPCSTTETYSHSSNQQPSSSSSSLVPGSQASGRSVVALSQSESGCPPSPHQDVARLPRDDSVRKHSETDHRGTPGGGQQMVMLIQASALTSRPETNPTHSAPERALPQIRIQSTVSLQRQSFDFHSAQTQALRGPEGDTRALHTSRNERSHPLLGRGRTDDNDGENVEVKVEAIVISDEELEEEKAESGEREPVMEVDDEFEDDIQEEELNSPQFLSSHPQGLSQITSHSNDYSFPLSPSSSSSGAGPSSQDTSSFAASLIHPSTAQLHSDPPAYFQDFQDSMGNFVEDVPTCGVCGKTFSCTYTLRRHAIVHTRERPYECRYCYRSYTQSGDLYRHIRKAHDHTLPAKRSKADIEPSLPPQPPPPPPPPPPPPPPLS; encoded by the exons ATGGAGTTCCCCCAGCATtcccagcagctgctgtcagctctgcgCTCCCAGCGCCAGCGGGGCTTCCTCTGCGACTGCACCGTCCTGGTGGGCACATCCCGTTTCCTGGCTCATAGGGCTGTTTTGGCCTGCTGCTCGCCTTTCTTCCACATGTTCTATTCAGACTCTCCAGGGGTCAGCGCTGggaacagcaacagcagctctgtcacactTGATAGCGACATTGTTACGTCTGCTGCATTTGGCTTGCTCTTGGACTTTGTCTATGAAGGCGTGCTGCAGCTGGACGAGTCGCCACCAGTGGAGGACATTTTGGCCGCTGCTAGCTTTCTGCACATGAATGAAGTGGTGAGAGTGTGCAAGAGACGGCTGCAGAGACGAGGGCCTCTGGCTGAGGCAGACAGCACTCGCTCTGAAGAGAGCGCTGGTGCAAGGAAGGCAAtagagacaggcagggagggtgggggtgatGTTGGAGCTGATCCTGCGGTAGCCATGGCAGGAGATCACTTGAATCTTGTCGCCATGGCAGCGCCACTCTCATCAGCATCCATAACAGCAGAAAGGAGTCAGTTGGAGTCTGTGAAGTCTGAGCGGAGGACTGGTGGAAGGTCATCAGAGGCAAGAGTTCAGACTCCTCTGAGCCCTGACCTCGCTGATACCACGCAGCCAGGAATGGGCGCCCCTCCTCTACCCCCAGGTGGAGAGCTGGTGCAGGGCCTCATCGTGGGCCCGTCTGCCCCTGCTTTGGGAGGTTACGCCAGGTTGAGGACGGGAGGTCAGGGAGAGGGTTCGGCCCTCTGCAGCCCTTGCAGCACCACTGAAACATACAG ccacagcagcaaccagcagccgtcctcgtcttcttcctccttggTGCCAGGGAGTCAGGCCAGTGGCCGGTCAGTGGTTGCTCTTTCCCAGTCAGAGTCTGGCTGCCCGCCCAGCCCCCATCAGGACGTAGCACGGCTGCCCCGTGATGACTCTGTTAGGAAGCACTCAGAGACTGACCACAGAGGTACACCAGGCGGAGGACAACAGATGGTCATGCTAATCCAAGCATCAGCACTAACCTCACGCCCAGAAACAAACCCAACACACTCGGCTCCAGAGCGTGCACTTCCCCAGATACGAATCCAGAGCACTGTGTCACTCCAACGCCAAAGTTTCGACTTCCACTCTGCTCAGACCCAAGCGCTGAGAGGACCTGAGGGGGACACGAGAGCTTTACACACCTCTAGAAATGAAAGATCACACCCTCTTTTgggcagagggaggacagaCGACAATGACGGAGAGAATGTGGAAGTCAAAGTGGAGGCCATAGTTATATCTGacgaagagctggaggaggagaaagcggAAAGCGGGGAGAGGGAACCAGTGATGGAAGTAGACGATGAGTTTGAAGATGACATCCAAGAAGAGGAGCTGAACAGCCCTCAGTTTCTCTCCTCCCACCCACAGGGCCTCTCACAAATTACCTCCCATTCAAATGACtactccttccctctctctccctcctcctcctcctccggtgCCGGCCCTTCCTCCCAGGACACTTCCTCCTTCGCTGCCTCCCTCATTCATCCGTCCACAGCTCAGCTTCATTCAGACCCCCCTGCCTACTTCCAGGACTTCCAGGACTCTATGGGGAACTTTGTAGAGGATGTCCCCACATGTGGAGTCTGCGGGAAGACCTTCTCATGTACATACACACTAAGGCGCCACGCTATCGTGCACACACGCGAACGTCCGTACGAGTGTCGCTACTGCTACCGGAGTTACACACAATCAGGGGACCTTTACCGACACATTCGCAAAGCTCATGACCACACGCTGCCAGCCAAACGCAGCAAGGCAGACATAGAGCCCTCCCTGCCACCACAgccgccgccaccaccacctccaccacctccaccacctccacctcttagctaa
- the LOC121611732 gene encoding seipin-like isoform X3 produces the protein MDQESYLRPGDDEPSVLIGRALLRLQYCVVMAMLRIRQRIIQSFVVLSFVFLLLWTATFLYGSFYYSYMPKAAFSTDVHYYHRTDCDSPASFLCSYPMANISLMRNKKRVLTVGQAYQISLQLEMPDSLVNQELGMFMIKIACFSQDGGQVASSARSARQLPSASSSRFTMLRYRSDLLRYLGTLLFLPAFLSGVTEQKQVLEVELFSDYMDDPYVPSATAVIEILSNRVQIYSSHLYIHAHFTGIRYLLFNFPLLSALVGVSSNFVFLSLLLVLSYMRLLRFEWGLEQFRTDGLLSDRENNMNYNQQEDEKDAAAGAAELLGPLQITPTNLSQEKPHLHFGDGTEVHNR, from the exons ATGGATCAAGAAAGTTATTTGCGCCCAGGAGATGATGAACCATCAGTCCTCATTGGTCGGGCGCTGCTGAGGCTCCAGTATTGTGTCGTCATGGCGATGCTACGCATCCGTCAGAGAATCATACAGAGctttgttgtgttgtcttttgtcttcctgctcctctggaCTGCCACCTTTTTATACGGGAGCTTCTACTACTCCTACATGCCCAAAGCAGCTTTTTCCACAGATGTGCACTATTACCACAG GACAGACTGTGACTCTCCTGCCTCTTTTTTATGTTCTTATCCAATGGCCAACATCTCACTGATGAGGAACAAGAAACGC GTGCTGACAGTCGGCCAGGCCTATCAGATCTCTTTGCAGCTGGAAATGCCTGATTCTCTGGTCAATCAGGAACTGGGGATGTTCATGATCAAAATAGCCTGTTTCTCCCAGGATGGAGGGCAAGTTGCCTCCTCTGCTCGCTCT gCAAGACAACTGCCGTCCGCCTCCAGCTCTCGCTTT ACCATGCTGCGATACCGTTCAGACCTGCTGAGGTACCTGGGAACGCTGCTCTTCCTTCCGGCGTTTCTGAGTGGAGTCACCGAGCAGAAGCAagtgctggaggtggagctcTTCTCAGACTACATGGACGACCCT TACGTCCCCTCGGCCACTGCTGTCATTGAGATCCTGTCCAACAGGGTGCAGATCTACTCATCTCACCTCTACATTCATGCTCATTTCACTGGTATACG ATACTTGTTGTTCAACTTCCCTCTTCTATCTGCACTTGTGGGTGTGTCCAGCAACTTTGtcttcctcagcctcctcttgGTCCTCAGCTACATGCGGCTGTTAAGATTTGAATGGGGTCTAGAGCAG TTCAGAACAGATGGACTGCTGTCAGATAGGGAGAATAACATGAACTACAACCAGCAAGAGGATGAAAAAGATGCAGCTGCAG gtgctgcagagctgctgggtCCCCTCCAGATAACCCCCACAAATCTGAGCCAGGAGAAGCCCCATTTGCACTTTGGTGACGGCACAGAGGTGCAtaacagatag
- the si:ch73-22a13.3 gene encoding inositol-trisphosphate 3-kinase B, with product MEQSDHLCSALDSDMDMADDNHMEGMNMETEGNQAHDFSARPSDETRQHQTISEGPSSSCRRVRVRSRPRLQSTKSFPPYNQCIGGLREDKEGDSVLNSALSIASHSSLRQEDMVRDGESESAQGRDRKEGFELNTRCARDEVRSKWRMRRRERLGGSYEADPDGWERTRWSGKRRVEETGREREHDDKDTEGGTNSEWKHCRGRNSSLEIERKEKEDEEMKRSPISAVEGENKGSGETPEVEMAEGPATHQWSTPHPILSKLLHKSTSSCSSINLSSAESDEVFSEGEDAGSKRRTFRKCRSWKTYLTMMHWSMRRQSSWVQLAGHQGNFQLSDGGEVLKLYSEVEANCLESLMGDTLRPFVPQYHGLVNRGEHCYIRLEDLLSGLRRPVIMDCKMGVRTYQEEELIKARLKAPLRSDMYQKMVKIDPSAPSAEEHAQKGVTKCRYLQWRDATSSTSTLGFRIEGIMMEDGSVRRDFRNILTLVQVTEALLYFTRSQLDILKAYHSRLLALSDALKNSLFFRTHEVIGSSLLFVHDHSSKASVWMIDFGKTTPVPDTSGLLHDIPWAEGSREDGYLIGLTSLITSLSQAISVASWQQEDGCRGEKTVT from the exons ATGGAGCAGAGCGACCATCTATGCTCCGCACTGGACTCAGACATGGACATGGCAGACGATAATCACATGGAGGGAATGAACATGGAGACGGAGGGCAACCAAGCTCATGACTTTTCTGCCAGACCATCAGATGAGACGCGCCAACATCAGACAATCAGCGAAGGAccttccagcagctgcaggagggtCAGAGTGAGATCCAGACCCAGACTCCAGTCAACAAAAAGTTTCCCCCCTTACAATCAGTGTATAGGAGGACTCAGAGAAGACAAAGAGGGGGATAGTGTGCTCAATTCCGCGTTGAGCATCGCTTCCCATTCCTCTCTCAGACAGGAAGACATGGtgagggatggagagagtgaGTCGGCTcaaggcagagacagaaaagagggcTTTGAGTTGAACACAAGATGTGCACGGGATGAAGTGAGGTCGaaatggaggatgaggaggagggagaggttAGGGGGGAGCTACGAAGCTGATCCAGATGGATGGGAGCGCACGAGGTGGAGTGGGAAAAGAAGGGTAGAAGAGactggaagagagagggagcatgaTGACAAGGACACGGAAGGGGGCACAAACAGCGAGTGGAAACACTGCAGGGGTAGAAACTCGAGTTTGGAGAtagagagaaaggaaaaagaggatgaggagatgaagagatCTCCTATTTCAGCCGTGGAGGGAGAGAACAAGGGGAGCGGGGAGACCCCAGAGGTTGAAATGGCTGAGGGCCCCGCAACACACCAGTGGTCCACCCCACATCCGATCCTCTCCAAGCTTTTGCACaagtccacctcctcctgctcctccatcaACCTCTCCTCAGCAGAGAGTGATGAGGTCTTTAGCGAAGGAGAGGACGCAGGTTCAAAGAGGAGGACGTTCAGGAAG TGCCGCTCTTGGAAAACCTACCTGACGATGATGCACTGGTCAATGCGGCGGCAGAGTTCCTGGGTCCAGCTGGCTGGACATCAAG GTAACTTCCAGCTGAGTGACGGAGGGGAGGTGTTGAAACTGTACAGCGAAGTGGAGGCAAACTGCCTGGAATCCCTAATGGGAGATACGTTGAGACCCTTTGTCCCGCAGTACCACGGCCTGGTCAACAGGGGGGAGCACTGCTACATCCGCCTGGAGGACCTGCTGAGTGGGCTGAGGAGACCTGTCATCATGGACTGCAAGATGGGAGTCCG GACATACCAGGAGGAGGAACTGATCAAAGCCCGGCTCAAGGCCCCCCTGCGGAGTGACATGTACCAAAAGATGGTGAAAATAGACCCGTCTGCTCCATCAGCAGAGGAACACGCGCAGAAAGGGGTGACCAAGTGCCGATACCTTCAGTGGAGGGATGCAACCAGTTCTACGTCCACGCTGGGCTTCAGGATAGAGGGCATCATG ATGGAGGACGGCAGCGTCCGACGGGACTTCAGGAACATTCTGACTTTAGTTCAGGTCACAGAGGCATTGCTCTACTTCACCAGGAGTCAGCTGGACATCCTG AAAGCGTACCACTCCAGACTGCTGGCCCTGAGTGATGCACTGAAGAATTCACTATTTTTCAGAACCCACGAG GTGATTGGCAGCTCGCTTCTCTTCGTCCACGACCACAGCAGCAAGGCCAGCGTATGGATGATAGACTTTGGGAAGACAACCCCCGTGCCCGACACCAGCGGGCTCCTGCACGACATCCCATGGGCAGAGGGGAGCAGAGAAGACGGCTACCTCATCGGCCTGACCTCCCTCATCACTTCTCTGAGCCAGGCCATCAGCGTGGCCTCCTGGCAGCAGGAGGacggctgcagaggagaaaagactgTTACATGA
- the LOC121611732 gene encoding seipin-like isoform X2, giving the protein MILLITSFVYLSKHACNVVAFIFLGLFVCLYLIFGFAAVSGVMDQESYLRPGDDEPSVLIGRALLRLQYCVVMAMLRIRQRIIQSFVVLSFVFLLLWTATFLYGSFYYSYMPKAAFSTDVHYYHRTDCDSPASFLCSYPMANISLMRNKKRVLTVGQAYQISLQLEMPDSLVNQELGMFMIKIACFSQDGGQVASSARSTMLRYRSDLLRYLGTLLFLPAFLSGVTEQKQVLEVELFSDYMDDPYVPSATAVIEILSNRVQIYSSHLYIHAHFTGIRYLLFNFPLLSALVGVSSNFVFLSLLLVLSYMRLLRFEWGLEQFRTDGLLSDRENNMNYNQQEDEKDAAAGAAELLGPLQITPTNLSQEKPHLHFGDGTEVHNR; this is encoded by the exons ATGATCCTTTTGATCACTTCTTTCGTTTACCTTTCAAAACATGCTTGTAATGTGGTTGCATTTATCTtcctgggtttgtttgtttgtttgtatttgatcTTCGgttttgcagctgtttctggtgttATGGATCAAGAAAGTTATTTGCGCCCAGGAGATGATGAACCATCAGTCCTCATTGGTCGGGCGCTGCTGAGGCTCCAGTATTGTGTCGTCATGGCGATGCTACGCATCCGTCAGAGAATCATACAGAGctttgttgtgttgtcttttgtcttcctgctcctctggaCTGCCACCTTTTTATACGGGAGCTTCTACTACTCCTACATGCCCAAAGCAGCTTTTTCCACAGATGTGCACTATTACCACAG GACAGACTGTGACTCTCCTGCCTCTTTTTTATGTTCTTATCCAATGGCCAACATCTCACTGATGAGGAACAAGAAACGC GTGCTGACAGTCGGCCAGGCCTATCAGATCTCTTTGCAGCTGGAAATGCCTGATTCTCTGGTCAATCAGGAACTGGGGATGTTCATGATCAAAATAGCCTGTTTCTCCCAGGATGGAGGGCAAGTTGCCTCCTCTGCTCGCTCT ACCATGCTGCGATACCGTTCAGACCTGCTGAGGTACCTGGGAACGCTGCTCTTCCTTCCGGCGTTTCTGAGTGGAGTCACCGAGCAGAAGCAagtgctggaggtggagctcTTCTCAGACTACATGGACGACCCT TACGTCCCCTCGGCCACTGCTGTCATTGAGATCCTGTCCAACAGGGTGCAGATCTACTCATCTCACCTCTACATTCATGCTCATTTCACTGGTATACG ATACTTGTTGTTCAACTTCCCTCTTCTATCTGCACTTGTGGGTGTGTCCAGCAACTTTGtcttcctcagcctcctcttgGTCCTCAGCTACATGCGGCTGTTAAGATTTGAATGGGGTCTAGAGCAG TTCAGAACAGATGGACTGCTGTCAGATAGGGAGAATAACATGAACTACAACCAGCAAGAGGATGAAAAAGATGCAGCTGCAG gtgctgcagagctgctgggtCCCCTCCAGATAACCCCCACAAATCTGAGCCAGGAGAAGCCCCATTTGCACTTTGGTGACGGCACAGAGGTGCAtaacagatag
- the nxf1a gene encoding nuclear RNA export factor 1 → MADGGHYYNEHDDRTAPQFRSRKGRGSHKGRYDRSRRDRQRGSHSGGFGGPGPRSRLDDTDGDVTMSDNSQDNSSQHRFNPYGRSFRKGDGRFDRDRRQGKGGGGGRGGGFRGDRGGGGSSGGGGKPRSGWYKVTIPHGRKYDKKWLLTALQNICSVPFTPVQYHVDHNRGHFYVDDSATASALHKCSHKITDSDGYKVEVHVNPSPPPSFLLSDLKPEHLEHLRQCMAKRFDGSQQALDLNNIRTDPDLVSQNIEVILNRKTNMEAVIKIIEENIPELTCLNLSNNRIHKLDELAELVTKVPHLKTLNLSHNELKSDRELDKMKGLKLVELWLIRNPLCDLFKDQASYISAVRQRFPRLLKLDGFDLPPPIGFDVETPTTIPPCKGSCFGSDEIKALILRFLQQYYSIYDSGDRQPLLDAYHDGASLSLTTPYSTQNPSRSSLGEYHKDTRNLKRIKDSTIRFRLLKHTRLNVVAFLNELPKTQHDIASFTVDVNTYTNTLLSFTVSGVFKEVAVDGKSRESTMAFSRVFITVPAGSTGLCIVNDQIFIRMATTEEIRRAFVAPAPTPSSSPVPTLTAPQQEMLTAFSQKSGMNLEWSQKCLQDNEWDFNRAAQIFTQLKTEGKIPDIAFIK, encoded by the exons ATGGCGGATGGCGGGCATTACTACAACG AGCATGATGATAGAACAGCGCCGCAGTTTCGCAGCCGTAAAGGCAGAGGCTCCCACAAGGGTCGGTATGACAGGTCCCGAAGAGACCGCCAACGGGGAAGCCACTCCGGAGGCTTTGGAGGTCCTGGGCCACGGTCTAGGCTTGACGATACAGATGGAGATGTAACTATGAGTGACAACTCGCAGGACAACAGCTCCCAGCACAGATT CAACCCATATGGAAGATCTTTTCGAAAAGGCGATGGGCGGTTTGACAGAGACAGGCGACAAggcaaaggaggaggaggtggcagagGAGGCGGCTTTAGAGGAGACAGgggtggaggaggcagcagtggaggaggagggaaaccCCGTTCAGGCTGGTACAAAGTAACG ATACCACACGGAAGAAAATATGACAAGAAATGGTTATTGACAGCGCTTCAGAACATCTGTTCAGTTCCCTTCACACCTGTACAG TACCACGTTGACCATAACAGGGGTCATTTCTATGTGGACGATTCGGCTACTGCCAGTGCCTTGCACAAATGTTCCCACAAGATAACAGACTCCGATGGATATAAG GTGGAAGTGCATGTCAATCCCAGCCCTCCACcatccttccttctctctgacCTGAAGCCTGAACACTTGGAGCACCTGAGG CAATGCATGGCAAAGCGTTTTGATGGCTCCCAGCAAGCCCTGGACTTGAACAACATCCGAACAGACCCAG ACCTGGTGTCTCAGAACATTGAAGTCATTTTGAATAGGAAGACAAACATGGAAGCTGTCATCAAGATCATTGAAGAAAACATTCCAGAG CTGACGTGCTTGAACCTGAGTAATAACCGCATTCACAAATTGGATGAGCTCGCTGAACTGGTGACCAAGGTGCCTCATCTGAAGACCCTCAACCTTTCCCACAACGAG CTGAAGTCTGACCGGGAGCTGGACAAGATGAAGGGCCTGAAGCTGGTGGAGCTGTGGCTGATCAGGAACCCTCTGTGTGACCTCTTCAAGGATCAGGCCTCATACATCAG TGCTGTGCGTCAGAGGTTTCCCCGGCTTCTCAAACTG GATGGTTTTGACCTCCCACCGCCCATTGGATTTGATGTGGAAACACCCACCACTATCCCGCCCTGCAAG GGAAGCTGTTTTGGCTCAGACGAAATCAAGGCTCTCATCCTTCGATTCTTGCAACA GTACTACAGCATATATGACTCAGGGGACAGACAGCCACTCCTGGATGCTTACCACGATGGAGCATCATTGTCCCTCACAACACCTTACTCCACCCAGAACCCCTCTcg GAGCAGTCTAGGAGAGTATCATAAAGACACTCGAAACCTGAAGAGGATCAAAGACTCCA CAATACGGTTTCGACTTCTGAAACACACACGGCTGAATGTTGTGGCTTTCCTCAATGAGCTTCCCAAGACTCAGCACGACATCGCCTCCTTTACTGTGGATGTGAACACCTACACC AACACACTACTCTCATTCACAGTGAGCGGAGTCTTCAAAGAAG TTGCTGTCGATGGTAAATCCCGAGAGTCCACCATGGCTTTCTCTCGAGTGTTCATCACAGTCCCAGCAGGGAGTACTGG CCTGTGCATTGTGAACGACCAGATTTTCATCCGGATGGCCACAACCGAGGAGATCCGCCGAGCCTTCGTCGCTCCTGCCCCGACACCATCTTCCAGCCCCGTCCCCACCCTCACAGCACCACAGCAAGAGATGCTCACAGCCTTCTCACAGAAGTCTGGCATGAACCTGGAATGGTCCCAAAA GTGTCTGCAAGACAATGAGTGGGATTtcaacagagcagcacaaattTTCACTCAGTTAAAG ACAGAAGGCAAGATCCCAGACATTGCGTTCATAAAATGA
- the rnaseh2c gene encoding ribonuclease H2 subunit C: MSCNTSVTRVQLSSVGQAQRAPVHLMPCEIEQDGPAKVSEFFSATTKDGKHEKTVSFRGRGLKGQELSCPQGYTGLVLKEINKPGSDQEDRTVRLSSVFDKLTYWNLETHPNSDDTIVMAMDWPELAEAIHGPVED, translated from the exons ATGTCCTGTAACACAAGTGTTACACGTgttcagctgtcatctgtgggTCAGGCACAGCGAGCCCCAGTCCACCTGATGCCCTGTGAGATCGAACAGGATGGGCCGGCCAAGGTCTCAGAGTTCTTCAGTGCTACCACAAAAGATGGCAAACATG AGAAGACGGTGTCGTTCAGAGGGCGTGGGTTGAAGGGGCAGGAGCTCAGCTGTCCTCAGGGCTACACTGGCTTGGTGCTGAAAGAGATCAACAAGCCCGGCTCTGACCAAGAG gacAGGACAGTGAGGCTGTCCTCTGTGTTTGATAAGCTGACCTACTGGAACCTGGAGACACATCCAAACTCAGATGATACGATTGTGATGGCGATGGATTGGCCAGAGTTGGCTGAGGCG ATCCACGGGCCAGTAgaagactga